Proteins encoded by one window of Kribbella italica:
- a CDS encoding ATP-binding protein, with protein sequence MDWRESISAREGEVLSAIRGHQSNAQIAARLHLSVRTVESHVASLLRKAGVPDRRTLAALAEERAGAGLPVFPTSFIGRESERAAVVGALDGSRLVNLVGAGGMGKTRLAVEVAAGLDRDAVFVDLVPVRAGGVGQAVAQALGVVERPPGTPADAVIDQLRTQHSLLVLDNCEQVSAEVGELVARILRSCPRATILATSRERLAVPGERLVQLPPLGAEAERLFVDRARATDPDLVTEPAAVTRLCAGLDGMPLAIELVAARAASLGVDGAQAALDDLLRLISGGRGPDQRHHSLQDVIGWSLELLDDEERLLFRRLGMFVGGFDLEAVAALSPELGVGAVADLVGRLADRSLVVHRRVGTTTRWSLLETVRAVAVHELTASGEDIGPRYVRWAADTAVQMEARIEQLVPAEFDAVADDLRNALAQVGPRLREAPTAYQLAKSLARLSFWRGHVVAARDLYCAAADLDPASAAEDLATAASVALATADGETGFRLLLQAADAAGSETARAVPLAAAVVAVTRFSMSFTDVVSHERLVELLAEASALADPADPRSAAVLAMARAWVSGQTPLDPDLDLSRAAVAAARRTGDDALVLGALDALGTALANAGQLRQAHRLSDERLRLAVTASRSDPAVVAELIDLFHVASTSALAAGDLPAAAAIAEQASRQDSVGIHPAIIAPRLIRLHGLSGDFDRALAQADVLWEGWLSSGAVSELTSLRGDWPSSAVSVVAMVYGVRGDGPQFEEWRSRALRVARVEDAADSLALAAPAAFADARVAVHTGRYDDAPRLVAAALAAFPQKWWLPYAHAAGAELAVVAGLPDAAERLAEAGPAAAENDWAAACLARAAARRTGDLELLAESVAQWERLGARFERAVTLQLIPFRADEGAAELAALKASQ encoded by the coding sequence ATGGACTGGCGGGAGTCGATCTCGGCGCGCGAGGGCGAGGTACTGTCCGCGATCCGCGGTCACCAGTCGAACGCGCAGATCGCGGCCCGGTTGCACCTGTCGGTGCGCACCGTGGAGAGCCACGTCGCGTCCCTGCTGCGCAAGGCGGGTGTGCCCGATCGCCGGACGCTCGCCGCGCTCGCCGAGGAACGGGCCGGTGCCGGACTGCCGGTGTTCCCGACGTCGTTCATCGGGCGTGAGTCCGAGCGGGCCGCGGTGGTCGGGGCGCTCGACGGCTCGCGGCTGGTGAACCTGGTCGGCGCCGGCGGGATGGGCAAGACCCGACTCGCCGTCGAGGTCGCCGCAGGACTGGATCGGGACGCCGTGTTCGTCGACCTCGTACCGGTACGCGCGGGTGGCGTCGGCCAGGCCGTCGCCCAGGCACTCGGGGTCGTCGAACGACCGCCCGGTACGCCGGCTGACGCGGTGATCGATCAGCTGCGGACGCAACACTCTCTGCTCGTGCTGGACAATTGCGAGCAGGTCAGCGCCGAGGTCGGTGAGCTGGTCGCGCGCATCCTCAGATCGTGCCCGCGCGCGACGATCCTGGCGACCAGCCGGGAACGGCTCGCTGTTCCAGGCGAACGCCTGGTCCAGCTGCCGCCGCTCGGTGCCGAGGCCGAGCGGCTCTTCGTCGACCGGGCTCGCGCGACCGATCCTGATCTCGTCACCGAACCGGCCGCGGTCACGCGGTTGTGCGCCGGACTCGACGGGATGCCTTTGGCGATCGAGCTGGTGGCTGCCCGAGCGGCGTCGCTGGGCGTCGACGGCGCCCAGGCTGCGCTGGACGATTTGCTGCGGCTGATCTCCGGTGGACGCGGGCCGGATCAGCGGCATCATTCGCTGCAGGACGTGATCGGCTGGAGCCTCGAACTGCTGGACGACGAGGAGCGGCTGCTGTTCCGGCGGTTGGGGATGTTCGTCGGCGGGTTCGACCTGGAGGCCGTCGCTGCGCTCAGTCCCGAGCTGGGTGTCGGAGCGGTCGCCGATCTCGTCGGCCGGCTGGCCGACCGCAGCCTGGTCGTGCACCGCAGGGTCGGTACGACGACGCGATGGTCGCTGCTGGAGACGGTCCGCGCGGTCGCCGTCCACGAACTGACCGCGAGTGGTGAGGACATCGGGCCGCGGTACGTGCGGTGGGCCGCCGACACCGCCGTACAGATGGAGGCCCGGATCGAGCAGCTCGTACCCGCCGAGTTCGACGCGGTCGCCGACGACCTGCGGAACGCGCTCGCGCAGGTCGGTCCGCGGTTACGCGAGGCGCCGACGGCGTACCAGCTGGCCAAGTCGCTGGCCCGGCTCAGCTTCTGGCGCGGACACGTGGTCGCCGCTCGTGATCTCTACTGCGCCGCTGCGGACCTCGATCCGGCGAGCGCCGCCGAGGACCTTGCCACGGCCGCCTCCGTCGCGCTCGCGACCGCTGACGGGGAGACCGGCTTCAGGCTGTTGCTGCAAGCAGCCGACGCGGCCGGCTCCGAGACGGCACGGGCCGTACCGCTCGCGGCGGCGGTGGTCGCCGTGACCCGGTTCTCGATGTCGTTCACCGACGTGGTGTCGCACGAGCGCCTGGTCGAGCTGCTGGCGGAGGCATCCGCCCTGGCCGACCCGGCGGATCCGCGGTCGGCCGCCGTACTGGCGATGGCTCGGGCCTGGGTGTCGGGCCAAACACCACTCGACCCGGATCTCGATCTGTCGCGCGCCGCGGTCGCAGCAGCTCGCCGGACCGGCGACGACGCCCTCGTGCTGGGTGCGTTGGACGCGCTCGGCACCGCCTTGGCCAATGCCGGACAGTTGCGTCAGGCCCATCGGCTGTCCGACGAACGACTCCGGCTGGCTGTCACCGCTTCCCGCTCCGATCCCGCGGTCGTGGCTGAGCTGATCGACCTCTTCCATGTGGCGTCGACCTCCGCGCTCGCGGCCGGGGATCTGCCGGCCGCCGCCGCGATCGCCGAGCAGGCTTCGCGGCAGGACTCGGTCGGCATCCATCCCGCCATCATCGCGCCCAGGTTGATCCGGCTCCACGGTTTGTCCGGGGACTTCGACAGGGCGTTGGCGCAGGCCGACGTGCTGTGGGAGGGCTGGTTGTCCTCCGGAGCGGTGTCGGAGCTGACTTCGCTCCGCGGTGACTGGCCGTCGTCGGCGGTCTCGGTCGTGGCGATGGTGTACGGCGTACGCGGTGACGGTCCACAGTTCGAGGAGTGGCGGTCGCGCGCCCTCCGCGTGGCGCGCGTCGAGGATGCAGCCGATTCCCTCGCGCTGGCGGCGCCCGCGGCGTTCGCCGACGCGCGTGTCGCCGTGCACACCGGCCGGTACGACGACGCGCCGCGGTTGGTCGCCGCCGCGCTAGCCGCGTTTCCGCAGAAGTGGTGGCTGCCGTACGCCCACGCGGCCGGGGCGGAGTTGGCGGTGGTCGCCGGGCTGCCCGACGCAGCCGAACGGCTCGCGGAGGCGGGACCGGCCGCGGCCGAGAACGATTGGGCGGCGGCGTGCCTGGCGCGCGCGGCTGCCCGTCGTACGGGTGACTTGGAGCTGCTGGCCGAGTCGGTGGCACAGTGGGAGCGGCTCGGTGCGCGCTTCGAACGCGCGGTCACGTTGCAGCTGATCCCTTTTCGTGCGGACGAGGGCGCCGCGGAGCTCGCGGCCTTGAAGGCATCTCAGTAG
- a CDS encoding winged helix-turn-helix transcriptional regulator translates to MPQRVTHEGAECPVARAVDVIGDRWSLLIVRDAFDGIRRFSEFQRNLGLAKNILSSRLRELVAHDILEILPGADGSAYHEYALTPKGRDLFVILVSLRQWGEEHLFDRTEPHSVLLDTKANKPLRKLRVTDHSGRALGSEEAVVRKVGE, encoded by the coding sequence ATGCCGCAGCGCGTGACGCACGAGGGCGCGGAGTGCCCGGTCGCCCGGGCGGTCGACGTCATCGGTGACCGCTGGTCGCTGCTCATCGTCCGCGACGCCTTCGACGGCATCCGGCGGTTCAGCGAGTTCCAGCGCAACCTCGGCCTGGCCAAGAACATCCTGTCCTCACGGCTGCGCGAACTCGTGGCGCACGACATCCTCGAGATCCTGCCGGGCGCGGACGGCAGCGCCTACCACGAGTACGCGCTGACCCCGAAGGGACGCGACCTGTTCGTCATCCTCGTGAGCCTGCGGCAGTGGGGCGAGGAGCACCTGTTCGACCGCACCGAACCTCACTCGGTCCTGCTCGACACGAAGGCGAACAAGCCACTGCGCAAGCTCCGGGTCACCGACCACTCCGGCCGGGCCCTCGGCTCCGAGGAGGCCGTCGTCCGGAAGGTCGGGGAGTAG
- a CDS encoding NAD(P)H-binding protein, producing MITVTTPTGQIGRVVLDHLLNSPLRDRLRVIVRDPDRLPSGVRERVDVVQGSHDDPEVLAKAFAGATSVFWLVPPNPQATDVDEYYLDFAREAAKAIQQYGVRRLVGVSTLGRGVAENAGLLSAALAADELIGTTGVAQRTICAPYFLENFLNQADSIRQGVLSLPMDGDRRLRTCATADLAAVAADLLLDESWTGQSDVPVAGPDHLTLDEMAQVMSEVLGRRVGFRSIGDAEYEEALTGYGVSAAWAEGLSLMAKAQNEQAIYDSAELRLLPTSLREWFGAAFTPGR from the coding sequence ATGATCACCGTCACCACGCCCACCGGCCAGATCGGTCGCGTCGTCCTCGACCACCTGCTGAACAGCCCGCTCCGCGACCGGCTTCGCGTGATCGTTCGCGATCCGGACCGGCTGCCCTCGGGTGTTCGTGAACGCGTCGACGTCGTCCAGGGATCGCACGACGATCCCGAGGTCCTGGCGAAGGCGTTCGCCGGCGCGACCAGTGTGTTCTGGCTCGTTCCGCCCAACCCACAAGCGACCGACGTCGACGAGTACTACCTCGACTTCGCCCGCGAGGCGGCCAAGGCGATCCAGCAGTACGGCGTACGGCGGCTGGTCGGCGTTTCCACCCTGGGCCGCGGTGTCGCCGAGAACGCCGGCCTGCTGTCGGCCGCGCTCGCCGCGGACGAGCTGATCGGTACGACCGGCGTGGCCCAGCGCACCATCTGCGCGCCGTACTTCCTGGAGAACTTCCTCAACCAGGCCGACTCGATCAGGCAGGGCGTGCTGTCCCTGCCGATGGACGGCGATCGCCGGCTGCGGACCTGCGCGACCGCCGACCTCGCCGCGGTCGCGGCGGATCTGCTGCTCGACGAATCGTGGACCGGCCAGAGCGACGTCCCGGTGGCCGGGCCCGATCACCTGACGCTCGACGAGATGGCGCAGGTGATGTCGGAGGTTCTGGGCCGGCGGGTCGGCTTCCGGTCGATTGGTGATGCGGAGTACGAGGAGGCGCTGACCGGCTACGGCGTCAGTGCGGCGTGGGCCGAGGGGCTGAGCTTGATGGCGAAGGCGCAGAACGAGCAGGCGATCTACGACAGCGCGGAGTTGAGGTTGCTGCCGACGAGCCTCCGCGAATGGTTCGGCGCGGCCTTCACACCGGGACGGTGA
- a CDS encoding aldo/keto reductase encodes MSGSGEPLGPHPSESLVGRVVLGVAGFSFDPRDRAADLATLRAGLAAGAGILDTARAYARVDDPLYGEQLAADAARGTGAIVGTKGGHSRTGPSTWDADLSAPRIRADVETSLRVFGRLDLYYLHRVDLAEQHVEEGVAALAALRDEGKVARIGVSNVTVADLERAVAVSRIDAVQNHHTAMGRESADVLAWCEAHDVPFFAYSPLRSPAPAPHLTAQAEQRGLSLQRLQLKALLQSSPVLSVVSGATRPRTVLDSLAAESDPWDEDLAFAYAADLAPIGTA; translated from the coding sequence GTGAGTGGGTCCGGGGAGCCGCTCGGCCCTCATCCGTCGGAGTCGCTCGTCGGCAGGGTCGTGCTCGGGGTTGCGGGCTTCTCGTTCGATCCGCGCGACCGCGCCGCCGACCTGGCCACGCTTCGCGCGGGCCTTGCCGCGGGCGCCGGCATCTTGGACACCGCCCGGGCGTACGCGCGCGTCGATGATCCGCTGTACGGCGAGCAGTTGGCCGCCGACGCGGCCCGTGGCACCGGAGCCATTGTCGGTACGAAGGGCGGCCACTCCCGGACCGGCCCGAGTACGTGGGATGCCGACCTCAGCGCACCCAGGATCCGTGCCGACGTGGAGACGAGTCTGCGCGTGTTCGGCAGGCTCGACCTCTACTACCTGCACCGGGTCGACCTTGCCGAACAGCACGTCGAGGAAGGCGTCGCGGCCCTTGCGGCCCTGCGTGACGAGGGCAAGGTCGCCCGCATCGGCGTTTCGAACGTCACCGTCGCCGACCTCGAGCGCGCGGTGGCCGTCAGCCGCATCGACGCCGTGCAGAACCACCACACCGCGATGGGACGGGAGTCCGCCGACGTCCTCGCCTGGTGCGAGGCCCACGACGTCCCGTTCTTCGCCTACTCACCCCTCCGCAGCCCGGCCCCCGCCCCGCACCTGACAGCCCAGGCCGAGCAGCGTGGACTGTCCCTGCAACGCCTGCAGCTGAAGGCCCTCTTGCAATCGTCCCCGGTCCTGTCCGTCGTCTCGGGCGCCACCAGACCCCGAACGGTCCTGGACTCCCTCGCCGCGGAAAGCGATCCGTGGGACGAAGATCTCGCGTTCGCCTACGCCGCCGACCTGGCGCCGATCGGGACTGCGTAA
- a CDS encoding nitrilase family protein has protein sequence MESPVDQRVSPVRVAVVQFEPRVGVENLEANALAVEQRLTAAADAGAGLIVLPELATTGYVFETREEAYAHAESVPDGPTVESFARIAAARNVYIVGCVAELDGVTLYDTAVLVGPDGYIGRYRKTHLWNTEKLWFTPGNEGFPVFDTKLGRIGLLVCWDIWFPETARIVAQLGADIICIPTGWVWTPPPLYDASGVCMAAYLTMTAAHANNVFIATADRIGQERGAGFMGNSLIAGTNGWPIGRIAGPDEDTIVYADLDLTAARTAPIWNQLNDLHRDRRTDLYDQLLGYTGRAPLPR, from the coding sequence ATGGAGTCACCGGTGGACCAACGGGTGAGCCCGGTCCGGGTCGCGGTCGTGCAGTTCGAGCCACGGGTCGGGGTCGAGAACCTCGAGGCCAACGCGCTGGCGGTGGAGCAGCGGCTGACGGCGGCCGCGGACGCGGGAGCAGGGCTGATCGTTCTCCCCGAGCTGGCGACCACCGGCTACGTGTTCGAGACCCGGGAGGAGGCCTACGCCCACGCCGAGTCCGTGCCGGACGGGCCGACCGTGGAGTCGTTCGCGCGGATCGCCGCGGCCCGGAACGTCTACATCGTCGGCTGCGTGGCCGAGCTCGACGGCGTGACGCTGTACGACACCGCCGTACTGGTCGGCCCCGACGGCTACATCGGCCGGTACCGCAAGACGCACCTGTGGAACACCGAGAAGCTGTGGTTCACCCCCGGCAACGAGGGGTTCCCGGTGTTCGACACCAAGCTCGGCCGGATCGGTCTGCTGGTCTGCTGGGACATCTGGTTCCCCGAGACCGCGCGGATCGTGGCGCAACTGGGCGCGGACATCATCTGCATCCCCACCGGCTGGGTGTGGACCCCACCACCCCTGTACGACGCGAGCGGCGTCTGCATGGCGGCGTACCTGACGATGACCGCGGCGCACGCCAACAACGTCTTCATCGCCACCGCGGACCGGATCGGCCAGGAGCGCGGCGCCGGCTTCATGGGCAACTCGCTGATCGCCGGCACCAACGGCTGGCCGATCGGCCGCATCGCCGGCCCGGACGAGGACACCATCGTGTACGCCGACCTCGACCTGACGGCCGCCCGCACGGCCCCGATCTGGAACCAGCTCAACGACCTGCACCGCGACCGCCGGACCGACCTGTACGACCAACTGCTCGGCTACACCGGCCGCGCCCCGCTGCCGAGGTGA
- a CDS encoding pyridoxamine 5'-phosphate oxidase family protein, producing the protein MTPQDTARRIIGANNYLTLATADRDGQPWASPVCYTPDGGIDFYWVSHPDSRHSRNLAERPEVGIVIFDSQVPLFGAEAVYLTAYAEQVGAPDLARCAEIYSSRFPELSTFDAARLQAPEALRLYCAHALEASVLINDGGPDVRLPLTVPV; encoded by the coding sequence ATGACTCCACAGGACACAGCTCGCCGGATCATCGGGGCCAACAACTACCTGACCCTCGCCACCGCCGACCGCGACGGGCAGCCCTGGGCGTCGCCGGTCTGCTACACGCCCGACGGCGGCATCGACTTCTACTGGGTGTCCCACCCCGACAGCCGCCACTCCCGCAACCTCGCCGAGCGGCCCGAGGTCGGCATCGTCATCTTCGACTCCCAGGTGCCGCTGTTCGGCGCGGAGGCCGTCTACCTGACGGCGTACGCCGAACAGGTCGGCGCGCCGGACCTCGCCCGCTGCGCGGAGATCTACAGCAGCCGGTTCCCCGAGCTGTCGACGTTCGATGCCGCCCGGCTCCAGGCGCCCGAGGCCCTTCGTCTGTACTGCGCCCATGCCCTCGAAGCGTCCGTACTGATCAACGACGGCGGCCCCGACGTTCGCCTGCCGCTCACCGTCCCGGTGTGA
- a CDS encoding DUF2264 domain-containing protein: MTERHSMKLAPLDVTGPLAALLPPEDRALSPYTGVTREHWIAVADHLLTSADAYRSPEGARINFPGRPSQQGPATDGLEGFARTFLLAAFLHAGGADRNNHLQRYVDGLVAGTRTVGADDNESWPEVGHVGRTGQPHVEAAGIALSLHLTKDDTWGRLKPDEQDRLAAWFRATIEKEPSPNNWYLFPATIASFLEGVGRADDQTRYVLDRALGLIEVWYRGEGWYSDGAGEAYDHYVGWAMHLYPVLHAHLRGLTSLADKLGPRLDEFLDSFGRTFDRDGSPLYYGRSMTYRTATLAAVALGEAVGRTPLTPGQSRRILSAGLRYFVERGSITEHGVLSLGWHGEHLPSLQRYSGPGSPYWASKGFLALMLPADHPVWTATEEALPADSEDHVRSLGVGLLIQTTAADGLVRVHNHGSDHLKPDAADAGAPDPLYSRLGYSTRTGPTSLHDPADNELQVRIRRVWSARRRIHRVATGDNWAASWHAPRFPQFSPWEGSDSADGGPVLPSARIESLTAVHGALEVRIHRLIWVPPALPVRLGGWAVAGSHPGEFAVSQSGLTVGVEVGGLRSAVTGLHGWESAGATPAPYGTAYGEWAVVSELLATTSAEDTVYVAAASLSAVPVEAAVEASVDGPVVTVRWPDREQAFDLDAIFAGIR, encoded by the coding sequence ATGACAGAGAGGCACTCGATGAAGCTCGCTCCGCTGGACGTCACCGGCCCGCTGGCCGCACTCCTCCCGCCGGAGGACCGGGCGCTGAGCCCCTACACCGGCGTCACCCGCGAGCACTGGATCGCGGTCGCCGATCACCTGCTGACGTCGGCCGACGCGTACCGGTCGCCAGAAGGTGCCCGGATCAACTTCCCCGGCCGCCCGTCCCAGCAGGGCCCGGCGACCGACGGGCTGGAGGGTTTCGCCCGGACGTTCCTGCTGGCCGCGTTCCTGCACGCCGGGGGCGCCGACCGCAACAACCACCTGCAGAGGTACGTCGACGGCCTGGTCGCCGGGACCCGTACGGTCGGTGCCGATGACAACGAGTCCTGGCCCGAGGTCGGGCACGTCGGCCGGACCGGGCAACCGCACGTCGAGGCGGCCGGGATCGCGCTCAGCCTGCACCTGACCAAGGACGACACGTGGGGCCGGCTCAAGCCGGACGAGCAGGACCGGCTGGCGGCGTGGTTCCGGGCGACGATCGAGAAGGAACCGTCGCCGAACAACTGGTACCTGTTCCCCGCGACGATCGCGAGCTTCCTCGAAGGCGTCGGCCGGGCCGACGACCAGACCCGGTACGTGCTCGACCGGGCGCTCGGTCTGATCGAGGTTTGGTACCGCGGCGAGGGCTGGTACTCCGACGGCGCCGGTGAGGCGTACGACCACTACGTCGGCTGGGCGATGCACCTCTACCCGGTGCTGCACGCACACCTGCGGGGCCTGACGTCCTTGGCGGACAAGCTCGGCCCGCGGCTCGACGAGTTCCTGGACAGCTTCGGCCGGACCTTCGACCGCGACGGCTCTCCCCTGTACTACGGCCGCAGCATGACGTACCGGACCGCGACCCTCGCGGCGGTTGCGCTCGGCGAGGCGGTGGGTCGGACCCCGCTGACCCCGGGCCAGTCGCGACGGATCCTCTCGGCGGGGCTGCGCTACTTCGTCGAGCGCGGCTCGATCACCGAGCACGGCGTACTGTCGCTCGGCTGGCACGGCGAGCACCTGCCGAGCCTGCAGCGGTACTCGGGCCCTGGTTCGCCGTACTGGGCATCGAAGGGATTCCTTGCCCTGATGCTGCCGGCGGACCACCCGGTCTGGACGGCGACCGAGGAAGCGCTGCCGGCCGACTCCGAGGACCACGTTCGGTCGCTGGGTGTCGGGCTGCTGATCCAGACGACGGCTGCCGACGGGCTCGTACGGGTGCACAACCACGGCAGCGATCACCTGAAGCCGGACGCCGCCGACGCGGGTGCGCCGGATCCGCTGTACTCGCGGCTCGGTTACTCGACGCGGACCGGACCGACCTCGCTGCACGATCCGGCCGACAACGAGCTGCAGGTGCGGATCCGGCGGGTGTGGAGCGCGCGCCGGCGGATCCATCGCGTCGCGACCGGCGACAACTGGGCGGCGTCCTGGCACGCGCCGCGGTTCCCGCAGTTCTCGCCGTGGGAGGGCAGCGACTCCGCGGACGGCGGGCCGGTGCTGCCGTCGGCGCGGATCGAGAGTCTGACGGCGGTGCACGGTGCGCTGGAGGTGCGGATCCATCGGCTGATCTGGGTGCCGCCTGCGTTGCCCGTGCGGCTGGGTGGCTGGGCGGTCGCTGGTTCGCATCCTGGTGAGTTCGCGGTCTCGCAGAGCGGTTTGACTGTTGGCGTCGAGGTCGGCGGACTTCGCTCGGCGGTGACCGGGCTGCACGGCTGGGAATCGGCCGGTGCGACGCCGGCGCCGTACGGGACGGCGTACGGCGAATGGGCTGTTGTGTCCGAGCTGCTCGCGACGACCTCGGCGGAGGACACCGTGTACGTCGCGGCCGCGTCCCTCAGCGCTGTGCCGGTCGAGGCCGCGGTGGAGGCGTCGGTCGACGGCCCGGTGGTCACGGTTCGCTGGCCGGATCGGGAACAGGCCTTCGACCTCGACGCAATTTTTGCCGGGATCAGGTAA
- a CDS encoding LysR family transcriptional regulator encodes MESRALRYFVAVGEELNFARAAERLGISPPPLSRAIRKLEDELAVTLFERTTRAVVLTDAGVVLLDEARGALSALDAAGRRAQRAAESKLVLAVKADSDAGMLEVLLANYADDPAATPVVVQFCGWGEQAQLLRDGYADAALIPEPFDRTGLDAETIATERRVVALAAHHPLAARTEIELADLGLSPEPLELQGQLDELVAQYGVRDLPQLLQQVELGDLVTLLPESVVSRYPRDGVAYRVVPDSPPAKLSIAWPQLSRSTATAALVRAASR; translated from the coding sequence GTGGAGTCCCGGGCACTGCGCTACTTCGTTGCCGTCGGCGAGGAACTCAACTTCGCCCGCGCGGCCGAGCGGCTCGGCATCTCGCCGCCACCCCTGTCCCGCGCGATTCGCAAGCTGGAGGACGAGCTCGCGGTCACGCTGTTCGAGCGGACCACGCGCGCCGTCGTACTGACCGACGCCGGAGTGGTCCTGCTCGACGAAGCGCGCGGTGCGCTGTCGGCGCTGGATGCCGCTGGTCGCCGGGCGCAACGTGCGGCCGAGTCGAAGCTGGTCCTCGCGGTGAAGGCCGACAGCGACGCGGGGATGCTGGAGGTTCTCCTGGCCAACTACGCGGACGATCCGGCCGCGACGCCGGTCGTCGTGCAGTTCTGTGGGTGGGGTGAGCAGGCGCAGCTTCTGCGGGACGGGTACGCCGATGCGGCGTTGATCCCCGAACCGTTCGACCGCACCGGCCTGGACGCCGAGACCATCGCCACCGAACGCCGCGTCGTCGCGCTCGCCGCCCATCACCCACTCGCTGCCCGGACCGAGATCGAGCTGGCCGACCTCGGCTTGTCGCCCGAGCCGTTGGAGCTGCAGGGACAGCTCGACGAACTGGTCGCGCAGTACGGCGTACGAGACCTCCCGCAACTGCTGCAGCAGGTCGAACTGGGCGACCTCGTCACCCTCCTACCCGAGTCAGTGGTCAGCCGCTACCCACGCGATGGCGTGGCCTACCGCGTGGTCCCGGACTCCCCACCCGCCAAGCTGTCCATCGCCTGGCCGCAACTCTCCCGCTCGACCGCCACCGCCGCCCTCGTCCGCGCGGCTTCGCGGTGA
- a CDS encoding LacI family DNA-binding transcriptional regulator: protein MAEIEGARRSGPTLRDVARHAQVSVATASRALTSDYPVAEPTRLKVLRAVEELNYVVTTRAPKRTPATSLIAMVVSDVISPLRSLVATGMAEAAGDYGRLSSVYITGGDTRREDEVFARLEEQDDVEAVIVVGGVEVTDEYEQRMAAHAHALHARGSQLVLCGRPPLPAGVPALVVEYDNRGGAYAATSHLLSMGHRQILTLTGPERSTTTIGRVHGYQQALADFGVDVDPALVIASSADRSGAYQSCQRVLGEKLQFTAIFAHNDVMASGALAALKEQGLSVPDDISLVGYDNIPVAQELSPPLTTVYMPHEEMGKAAVRLAVERPAPGSGRERQLLGTHIVIRTSVKPFRHLGSGARPV, encoded by the coding sequence ATGGCTGAGATCGAGGGGGCGCGGCGGAGCGGACCGACGCTGCGCGATGTGGCCCGGCACGCGCAGGTCTCGGTCGCGACCGCGTCCCGGGCGCTGACCAGCGACTACCCGGTCGCCGAACCGACGCGGCTGAAGGTGCTGCGGGCGGTCGAGGAGCTCAACTACGTCGTCACCACGCGCGCGCCGAAACGCACCCCGGCGACATCCTTGATCGCGATGGTGGTCTCGGACGTCATCTCACCACTGCGCAGCCTGGTGGCGACCGGCATGGCCGAGGCCGCCGGCGACTACGGGCGACTCAGCTCGGTCTACATCACCGGCGGGGACACGCGGCGCGAGGACGAGGTGTTCGCGCGGCTCGAGGAGCAGGACGACGTCGAGGCGGTGATCGTCGTCGGTGGCGTCGAGGTCACCGACGAGTACGAGCAGCGGATGGCGGCTCATGCCCACGCCCTGCACGCGCGGGGATCGCAGCTGGTGCTGTGCGGGCGGCCGCCGCTGCCGGCCGGCGTACCGGCGCTGGTGGTCGAGTACGACAACCGCGGGGGTGCGTACGCCGCGACGAGTCATCTGTTGTCGATGGGGCACCGGCAGATCCTCACGCTGACCGGGCCGGAGCGCTCGACGACAACGATCGGCCGTGTCCACGGCTATCAACAGGCCCTGGCCGACTTCGGCGTCGACGTCGATCCCGCTCTCGTCATCGCCAGCTCAGCCGATCGCAGCGGCGCGTACCAAAGCTGTCAGCGGGTGCTCGGCGAGAAGCTGCAGTTCACCGCGATCTTCGCCCACAACGACGTCATGGCTTCGGGAGCGTTGGCGGCGCTGAAGGAGCAGGGGCTGAGCGTCCCCGACGACATCTCCTTGGTCGGCTACGACAACATCCCGGTCGCCCAGGAGCTGTCTCCACCGCTCACCACGGTCTACATGCCCCACGAAGAGATGGGCAAAGCCGCAGTACGGCTGGCGGTAGAACGCCCGGCCCCCGGCTCGGGCCGCGAACGCCAGCTCCTCGGCACGCACATCGTCATCCGGACGTCCGTGAAGCCCTTTCGTCACCTCGGCAGCGGGGCGCGGCCGGTGTAG